AAGTATCCAGCGTACAGCACCTGACCGGAACCACCGGGGTTCAAGGTCGGGCCGGCACCAAACCCGTCGGGCGATGTCGGACGGTTTGCCGGGTCAAAGGACAGAAGTCCGTTGTAGTTCTTGTAAATATTCTCTGATGCGATTGCGGTCGTACCCAACAAGGCGACAAGCCCTGTCACGGCCAAACCTACAAACGCCCTCGTCGGGCTCCAAAGCTTCATTCCTGCCTCCTCTTTCATAACCTTCCTCCTCAATTGGAAAGGTCTTCTCGGTTCTTGGGTCCACCCGACCGTTTCCTTTTCGATCGTTTTTACGGCGGAACCGCTGTTCCCTAATCCCTCCAGGTAAAGCGGAACCGCCTCTCGAGAAACTATCTGCGTGGATGTGAAATCCCACGCAAATCCTCCTCTTGAAGGTCATGCTCCCTTCCCCGCAAGATCTGTTACAACGAAACTGGGTATTAATTCAACCCCTCACAACAAAAAAGCTGGCCCTTTGCGTCATCAAACGATTCCGCCCGGATCAAGTTCCCGAACGGCCCGGCGGCCAGCGGTACCAGGCACCGTCCTCAAACACCCACCTTTCCGTGATCATCGACTGATTTTCGAGATCCCGAAAGGCCGGTTTGTTAAAAATATGTCTTAATTCCAAAGTCACTACGCCCCCGGCCTCGTCCAGAGTCGCTGATTGCACGGTGGCACCGGTATGAATGATCAGCCCCTGGCCGAAAGAAGCAAAGCCCTGCGGCCCGACCCGTTTCCGGTAGGATTCGGCCATCATTTCATAGGCGCCCATTGTATCGCCTGAGGTTTTCCGGTCCCAGAATAGCTGCGCTCTCTGCACAAGGGCTTCTTCCGTCATTTGATCCGGGCCGATCCAGCCACGCTCCCAGGAAACAATAGCCCCTCCAAGAACCAGGGCACCCACGACCAGCCATACAGCCGAGGATCCGGCCTTTTTCGGTTGTTCTTCGCTCATCGTGAATTCAGTCCTGCAGTTGCCGACCGCCGGACCTCCGGCTTCATACCCAGCCGGGAGCGCCAATGCAAGACCGGAAAAAACGTTTTATTCAGTGGGGTTTCGGCTCGATTCGCTGCCGGTGTTTCGCTTGTCGCCCGAAGGGAAGCTACCAGAAAGAGTGATGACAGGCTCAACCCCAACCCCCTGGACGGGGGCACTGGCCGCCGGATTGCTGCTGGTCGGCCTCCTGGTGCAATTACCGCAATTAGGGGCGCCACTGCTGGAGGGGGCGGCCGGGAAGCAGGCGCATACCGCCATGATTGCTCGAAACCTTTCGAGCGGGCTTGCGGTTTTCAGTCGCCCGATCGTGGATGATATGGGAAACCCTGGTTATTTCATCAAGGAAATCCCGCTGGTTCCTCAGATCGCGGCCTGGGTGAGCGACGCCACAGACCTCCCGATCGATACCGCCGGGCGCTTGCTCGGCCTGGTGGCATGGCTCGTCGCCAGTCTCGTGTTTTTTATCGGCCTGGCCCGGACCGTCGCGATTGAAAAAGCCCTTCTGTGCCTGTTTTGGTCCATTTTCGCCCCGCTAGCCTTCGCCTACGCGCCCGCTTTCCAAAACGACACCACCGCGATTGCGTTCTCCCTGATCAGCTGGGTTATCCTGCTGGCCTGGCGAAAGAAGCCACGGTTCTCCACCGCCCTGATCGCGGGGCTTTTCACCTCCCTCAGCCTGTTGCTCAAGCCCCATATCGTCTTCTGGCTGGCCCCGGCGGCCGCGGTTCTTGTTTTCGGGGGTGCCAACCGCCCACCATGGCGGCGCTGGGTTCCCCTGGCGATCGCGGGGATCGCAGGCGGGTTGCTCGCCTCGACCTGGTATTTTCATGCCGCCTCGATCCACCGGGCTTTTCCCACGCCCGGAGCTACGGTTGCCCAAGGATGGGTCGAGCCAGCGCTTCTATTTACTTCCTATTTCTGGGTCGAATTGGGCCGACAGATCGCCGTGATGGTGTTCACTCCCATCGGAGTCGGTCTCGCACTCGTCGGGCTTTTGCGGTCCAACCGCCGCCACCTTACCGAGTGGAGCCTGATTGCCTGGGGGGCGGGAGTGCTGGTTCAGGACCTGGTCTTTGCCACGAGATTTATCGACGACCTCTCACATGGCACCGAATACTACCAACTCGCGCTGATCCCGGTCGCAGGCCTGTTGATCAGCGACGGGATCCTTCAACTACGTGATCGGGCCGGACGATTCGGCTCGCTGGTCGTAGGCCTGGCGCTGCTCGCGCTCGGGACCAGTGCACCGCTTCTCGCTCGGGAGGCCCGGACACCGCCGACACATTATAAAACGGTGCTCGAAGACTGCGCGCGGGTGCGAGGCCTCACCAACAAATCAGACCCCTTTCTGGTCTTTGCGGATCGATCGGGAACCATCCTGTATTACTGCGAACGCCGTGGAACCACATTTACTCTCGGGACAGCGAAAGCACAGGCCAGACCGGGCGCACCCCCGGCCGCCGGCCGCAGCGATATCGATCGGGCCGTCCGAACCGCACGGTTCGTCTACTTTCCTTTTCCCGATCAGGTCGATGACCCCAAATTTCTAGCGAACTTCGAAGAGAGCTGGCAGGAGCTGGACATGGGCCCGAGCGCCGCGCGGCTGTTCCGCAAAGGCGGCTCCCGTTGACAAATTGGCGAAAGGATCTGAGCCATTGGCTCAAAGCCCGGGTACACCAAACGCCGCGGCTGGATGCGTGGCTGGACGAGCGACTGCTGGCGGATGCGGCCAATGATCGGCGCCGCTCAATGTATCTGCGCTTGTTTCCCGAACGCGCAGGGCGCGCGCCGGTCCTGCAGAGGCAAGGCATCGCACCGACACGACGCCTCACAATTCTTTCCCTGGTACCACCCGAAGACACAGGGGGTGGTTCCCGACCGGCTCGTCTCGCAGAAGAATTTCTGCGAGACGGATGGTCGATCGACTGGCGCTGGGCCCTGCCCATCTTCCCCTGGCCCTCGCTCCGTCGCCCGAAGACGCCTCACGCCACAATTCATCATACTTCCGAGCGGGTGCCGTTGCTCCCGAGTGATCTGGTACTCATCGAAGCGCCTCACGCGGAATTCATGCCGCTGCTCGACGCCATGCCCGGGAGTCCGGTTGTGCTCTATGAGCAAATCGATCTTTGGCAGGACGATCTTGCGCTGGGCTGGTTCGACGCGGACATCGAACGCGCCCTGATGACAAGAGCCGATTTCCTGAGCGCCACGTCGCGTCGCCTTGCCGAGGGGATCAAAAAAGACCTGACGCGACCCTGCGCCTACGTTCCCAATGCCGCCGACACCGATTTGTTCGAGATCGATCAAAATCGCGCCCGACCAAGCGATCTGCATCAAGGAGAACCCACGCTGCTCTACGTCGGTGCACTCTGGGGCGACTGGGTCGATCTCGAGTTGATCGAGACGCTCGCCGACCAGCTCCCCGGGGCGCAGATCCACCTGATCGGCCGCGCTGGCGAACGAACCCTGCCCAGACGAGCCAATCTTCATTACCTCGGGGAAAAACCCCGCGAAAGCATTCCGGCCTACCTGCAATATGCCGATGCTGCGCTGGTTCCATTTCGCGAGTCCGCGGTGGCCATGGCCGTCAGCCCACTCAAGGCCTTCGAGGCATTGGTCATGGGCTGCCCTCTGGTCAGCACACCCATCCCGGAGATGCTCGCCATACCCGAGGTCGTCACGGCAAAGCCGGAGGCATTCGCGGCCACCGTCACGCGCGTCAGTCGAAGTTCGCCTTCTGCCGAAACTCTCGCTCGCCTCCGCGCAGAATCTTCCTGGGCCAGGCGGGTCGAAACGATTCTCGAGATCACCGGTCTGAGCTAATCAACCCGGTCGCGCAGCACGGTTGAATCCTGGTCGCGAGGCAGGTGCGCCGCCAGCATTTCGCCGAGGAATCCGCTCGTCACCAATTGCAAGCCGGCCAGCGAACAGAGCACTCCGAAAATCAGCAAGGGGTGCCGACTGAAAATTTGACCGTAAGCGAGCCGGAGATAGCTCACGTAACCGACGCAGCCAATTCCGATCGAGAAAAGAAATGCGCCCGGCAAACCAAAGAAATGGGCCGGGCGCGAGTCGAAGCGAGTCAGAAAGAGAACCGTGAGAAGGTCCATCATGCCGCGGAAAGCACGCCCCCAGCCATATCGCGACTGACCAAAACGACGGGCCCGATGAGAAACCTCGATTTCGCCGACATGAAACCCCTTGAAGGCGGCGACGACCGGGATGAAGCGATGCAACTCCCCGTAGATGCGGACATCGCGAACCACCTCTTGTCGGTAAGCCTTGAACCCGCAATTGAAGTCATGCAATTCCAGGCCATAGAGTCGGCGCACGACCATATTGAAAACGCGCGAAGCCACAACGCGTGCCCGGGAATCGTGGCGCTTGCGCTTCCACCCGCTGACCAGATCAAAGCCGGACGCCAACAAAGCCACCATCCGGGGAATCTCTTTCGGGTCGTCTTGCAGATCGGCATCGAGCGAAAATACGATCGGTGCCCGCGCGTGACTGAACCCGACGGAAAGCGCTGCTGATTTACCCAAATTGCGACGCAGCCGAAACCCGCGGACTTCGGCATGGTCCGCGGCAAGCGATTGGACCAGCGACCAGGAGCCGTCATTGGATCCGTCGTCGACGAAAACCATCTCCCAGCGTGGGGTCCGCTGCCCGTCGGGAAGACCGAGCGGCGCCCAATCAAGCTCGGGGTTGTCCAAAACCGTGCGGCATTCTTCCAGCAGCAGCGCGAGGCTCGCCCTCTCGTTATGAAGCGGCGCAATGATCGAGATATCCGGTGTCCTCGGCTCGGGCTGCACGCCTCCGACTACAGTTGGGGAAGGCACGCCCTCCGTGCGTTGCGCTGACGACGGCATCAGTCTCGCGTTACGCGGATCAGCTCCGCTACCGTCGTCGCACCATCGCGAGCCTTGAGTGCACCATCTTCGCGAAGCGTGCGCATCCCTTGCTTGATGGCTTCCTCGCGGACCGCATCCGCCGAAGCATGTTTCAGAATCAGGTCTCGAATCGGATCATCCACTACGAGCAACTCGTAGATCCCGGATCGGCCTCGGTAGCCGGAATGACCGCAATTCTCGCAACCTTCGCCTTCCCATCCGCGAGCATCGCTCGCCGCCCCTCCCGTCAGCCCGGCGATCTCGGGCGGAAGCAGGGTTTCGGTCTGGTGGCGGCATTCGGAACAAATTTTACGAACCAGACGCTGAGCCAGCACACCGAGGAGAGAAGAAGCCAACAAATAATCTTCGACACCCATCTCGAGCAGTCGCGCCACGGCACCTGCGGCATCATTCGTGTGCAGTGTCGAGAAAACCAAATGACCGGTCAACGCTGCCTGGACGGCGATCTGAGCTGTCTCCGCGTCACGAATTTCGCCCACCATGATGACATCGGGGTCCTGACGAACAATCGACCGAAGACCGTTGGCAAAGGTCAGTCCGATTTGTGGCTTGACGTGAATCTGGTTGACGCCGTCAAGCTGATACTCGACGGGGTCCTCGACGGTGACGATCTTCTTGTCCGGAGAGTTCACTTTGGCAAGCGAGCCGTAGAGGGTCGTTGTCTTACCGCTACCTGTCGGGCCGGTGACCAGAATCATGCCATACGGCTTGACGATCATTTCATCCCAACGATCCAGCGTATCCCCGGGGAAACCGAGCTGCGCGAGGTCGAGCACGATGGAATCGCGGTCGAGAATACGAAGAACCACGCTTTCACCGTAAAGAGTGGGCAGCGTGGAGACGCGAAGGTCGATCTCCTTGCCCGACATACGAAGCTTGATGCGCCCATCCTGTGGCAGGCGTCGCTCGGCGATATTCAGCTTTGCCATGATTTTGATGCGGGAGACGATCGCCGCCTGAAGCCGACGCTGGGGCGGTTCCATCTCGTGCAACACCCCGTCGATCCGGTAACGGACCTGCAGGGAGTTCTCGAAAGGCTCGATATGAATATCCGAGGCTCGCTGCTCGACCGCGCGATTGATCAGGACATTCACGAAACGAATGACCGGTGCCTCACTGGCGAGATCCCGCAGGTGGTCGACATCTTCCTCATCTTCGGAAAGGAATTCGACGGTGCCGTCGTCTTCGGCGGTTCCCCCGTCTGCGGCGGAGTCGCCGTAGCGGGCATCGAGAGCTTCCAGAATGTCTTTCTCTCGAGCCAGAACCGGGGTGATCTCGCACCCGGTGGCGACTTCGAGCCCCTGCACCACATCCCGATCTCCCGGATCGGTCATCGCAATTTGGAGGACTCCATTCTCCGAGGCCACCGGAAAGAGCTTCGCATGTCGGAGAAACTTGACGTTCAGCTCCGGGATTTCGGGAGCCTTCTCGGGGAAATCAGCCCCCGCCATCAGCGGAACGCCGAGATGCTCGCTGAAAACGGGGAGCAGGTCCTCTTCCGAGATAAACCCGAGATCAAGCAGAAGCTTCTCGACTCTCTCGCCCCGCTCTTCCTGCAATCGGCGCACCTTGCGCAAATCGTCGATGCTGACTCGGCCATGCTCAACGAGCACGTCCTCAAGAGATTTGATCGATGGTTCCAATAATGAGTCCTCTATCCTCGTCGTACCACGGCCTGCAGAATCGGTCCATTTGACGAATCGGCCGCCGTTTTCGCCAATTCTGACGCGCGAAAGCTACCAATATTCGTCCAATCGACCTTCCAAACGCTTCATCAGAGACATTGCGGCCAGCCCCAATCCGATAATCGTGGCCAGCAGCACGACAATTGTCAGAATTTCCGGCCCGTCCACCCCGAGAACCAAGCTTCGGTAGAACCCGATCAAGGCGGCCATCGGGTTCCAGGCCGCCAGAAAGCGGATACTCGAGGGCAGGAAATCGAGCTCATAGAGAACGGGCGACGCGAAAAAACCCACTGTCATCAGCGCGGTGACCACCCACATCGTATCGCGAAGGGCCAGATAAATGGGTGCCAGAACCAGACCGAGACTCAACGACAACGCAAGCGAAAGCCCCATCACGACAGGTAACCAGAGCCAGGCCAGTGCCGGGGTGACCAGTCCCGCCAGGCTGAAGGCACCGAGAAAAAGCAGGAAACCGATCATCTGCAACAGAAAGGACGAGATGGTGGCGGCACAAACGCACAGAAAAGGCGGCATCGGAATTCGTCGCAACAAGGCCGACTGGTCCACCAGTGCGGTCATCCCGCGGGTCGCGCCCTCCTGAAAGGCCCACCACGGGAACAACCCGCAAAACAGGGACGCCACCAGAACGCTGCGCCGCGTCGGATCCGAGGCTCCGTAGAGAAATCCGAAAATCAGGCCATAGGACAGCAACTGGATCGCCGGGTTCAACAGAGACCAGAGAAGACCAAAGCGCGCGCCAGCGAAACGACCGCGGACATCCCGTCGAACCAGTTCCAGCAACAAGGTGCGATTTTCAACCAGCTCGCGAAAGAATCTCATCGATGCCCCTGCTCCGAGCCGTTCAGCTCGGTCCCCAGGAATGGTTGAGTAGCACGGTTCCCAGCTCTCGTCGTTCTCCGAGAATCCGAACGTCGGAGGTGCTGTGCAAGGCACCATCTGCGTCCCGCAAATGGAGGCTGTAGCTTCCTGGCAACAAGGTCTCGGGGGCGATCTCCAGAGCACCGCTTGCCGGGATCGACAATCGCGCAATCAATTGCCCCGTATGGCGCCGAACCTCAATCCCGAACGATGCCCCGGCCAGCCCGGACAAATCGACCTGCACAGCAACTGGATCGGCAAAAGAAATCTCGCCCCCTTCAGCCGCGGAGACCAGACACAATCGACCATTGGGCATGACGGGCGACGTCCCGCCTGCTGCGGAATCCGTCTCCCTTGCCTCGACAAATTCCCGGTAGGCACGCGTCACGTCGGCGGCCCGACCCGCAGCCTCGACTCGCCCCTGATTGAGCCAGATCGCTTTTTGGCAAAGTTTCTCGACTTGGTAGAGATTATGCGAAGCCAGCAACATCGTTCCTCCGCCCGCCAGAAACTCCGTGACATGCAGCGAGCATTTTCGGGCGAAGGCTTCGTCCCCGACGGCGAGAATCTCGTCCGCGACAAAGACCTCCGGATGACCCGAGATCGCCAGACCGTAGCCGAGCCGCAAGCGCATGCCCGCCGAGTAGGTCCGCAAGGGCTCGGTCCAATGCCGTGGAAGCTCCGCAAAACGACGGACTTCCGCAATACGATCCTCCAACAAATCGCCGGAGATCCCCTGCAGAAGCAAGGCGGCCCGCGCATTTTCCTCGCCGGTCCATTGGTCCACCAGACCGGCCGACAGATCCAGCAGGCAGGCGACCGTGCCGCGCCGCTGCATGCTACCCGAGGTGGGCTGGCTGAGGCCGGCCGCAAGCCGCAAGAGCGTGCTCTTTCCGGCACCGTTCTCGCCAACCACGCCGAGAGCCTGGCCTGGCCCCAGATCGAAGGACACATCGTGCAAGGCGAGGCGACGGTTATCCTCGGTGGCGCCGCGCCACAGACTTCGCAGGCCCGCCCTGAGGGGAAAGGCCTTGGTAACAGCGACGGCCTCGATTCCGGCCGGAGCGACGCCGGTCAACGAATTCTCTCCAGACAATCCCGGTAAAGATCCTCCAGAGTGCGTCGCCACGGGATGCTGGCCGTCCAACCAAGTTCGGCCTCCGCCTTGGCTGCGCTCCCCCAATAGGCTGGGACCTCTGCGGGACGCCAACGCTCGGCAGCGGTGCGGATCTCCGGCGACACGCCGGAGATCGCGCAGAGCTCTTCCACCATACCGCGCAGCAGAACCGCTCGACCAGAACAGAGGTTGTAGACCTCACCCGGGCGACCCTTTTCCAGCAGGGCCACGTAGCCGCGAGCAATATCACGGACATCCGTGAAATCTCGAGTGACATCCAGATTCCCGACTTCGAGAAGCGGAGCGCGACGCTGCAACGAGATCTCCGCCAATTGAGTGGCAAAATCGGCGCAAACGAAATCAGCGCTCTGCCCCGGCCCGGTATGATTGAATGGCCGGACGCAGATCGCATCAAGCCCCTTGGCAGCGACAAAGGCGCGTGTCATCCCGTCCACCGAGGCCTTGCTGGCACCATATATGCTGGCTGGCGCCAGGCGGGCCTCCTCGGTCAACGGGAATTCCTCGGGCGCGACGCGGCCATAAACCTCGCTGGAGCTCACGATCAGCACACGCGGCGAGCGTTCCCGACGGGCTGCGGCTTCAAGCAAATGAGCCGGACCCAGAACATTGATCTCGAAGGCTTCCGCGGGATGACGATGCGCTGCCGGAGGCGAGGCCAGACCAGCCAGATTCACAATCGCATCCGGCTCGAAAGATGTGAGCAATGCCTCCACACCATCGGCATCTCGGATATCGCATCGAGCGTGTTCCACAGATGCGTCCGGGCTCGCGGATGGATTGCGATGCGCTACGGAACAGACCGAATGGTCCGCAAGCCTCAACGCCTCCACGAGATGCCTTCCCGCAAAGCCCGTTGCGCCGAAGACCAGAACTCTCATGGGCCCTGTGAGCGCAGCTTGCTCTCGTGAATCGCCAGATCGGAATCCACCATTTTTCGAACGAGTTCCTCGAAGGAGACTTCGGGCACCCAGCCCAGCGTCTCGCGAGCATGCGTGGCATCCCCCAGCAAGGTTTCGACCTCTGCCGGGCGAATCAGGGTCGGGTCCTGATGAACGTGTTCCCGCCAGTCGAGGCCAGCATGCGAAAAGGCGACCTCGACCAGATCCCCGACCGTATGCTGAGTGCCGGTGGCAATCACGTAATCGTCCGGCTCATCCTGCTGGAGCATCATCCACATCGCACGCACATAGTCGCCGGCAAATCCCCAATCGCGGCGTGCGTCGAGGTTCCCGAGACGCAATTCATCGATCAATCCGAGCTTGATCCGTGCAACATGGTCGGTCACCTTGCGGGTGACGAATTCTTTGCCACGACGCGGCGATTCGTGATTGAAGAGAATTCCCGAGCAAGCAAAAAGGTCGTAGCTCTCCCGGTAATTCAGGGTGATGTAGTGGCCATAGACCTTGGCCACGCCATAGGGGCTTCGCGGGTAAAAAGGCGTCGATTCCTTTTGCGGCACCTCCTGTACCTTCCCGAACATCTCGCTCGACGATGCCTGATAGAAACGGATCCGCTTGTCGGCAAGACGAATCGCTTCCAGCATCCGCACGACACCAACGGCATCGAACTCGGCGGTCAGAACCGGCTGGGTCCACGATGTCGGGACAAAGGACATAGCCGCGAGGTTGTAGACTTCATCAGGCTTGACGCGCGCCACGATATCGATGAGCGAATATTGGTCCAGCAGATCGGCCTGCTCCAATTCGAGTCGATCCCGCAAATGCTCGATACGACTGAAATTCTCGGTGCTGGAGCGCCGCACGAGACCAACGACGCGATAGTCCTTCTCGAGCAGAAATTCCGCCAGATAGGACCCGTCCTGGCCGGTGATCCCGGAGATGATGGCTGTCTTCATGATTCCCTTCGAGCTACTTCACGCGACCGTATCGATCTTCCAACCGTACGACATCGTCCAATTCCGGGGTAGATACCTCAAGGATATCACAATCGGTTTCCCCGATCATCCGGTGAATATAGCGCGGCACGATATGAAAAGCCTCGCCCTCGGACAAGACCGTCTCGGTCAACGCTTCGTCCTCCGAGGGGCCATGCTCAAAACGCAGCTTGCCGCTCAGGACGAAAATAGTCTCGTCTTTTTCCTCGTGAAACTGCAAGGAGAGGGCTTGGCCCGCCTTGATATGAAGGATTTTGCCAACGTAGCGATCTGTATGTGCCCAGATCAGTTCGTGACCCCACGGTTTTTCGACACGCCTCGACATGATGCCTTAAGCTACCTCTCCGGGCGCGGCGGAGGCAAACCAAGGACCCCACGGCGAAATTCCCGCGCCCAGATACCGGCCAGGATGAAATAAGCCGGCCAGGACCAGAGCAGAAGTCGGAGGTCCTGGCGCGAGTAGCGCGCGCACCATACGACCGCCCGAGCAGTCCGGCCGGGTGGCAGCAACCAGGCCAGTGAAGGGTGCCGCACCAACCACTGCCCGGGCAGCCCCCCCGCCCTCCGCGCGGCGCCCGAGGCATGACCCAGTACCCGAGCGTACCGAGCGAAGTCACGCCAACCGTCAGCCGTCGCGTGATTGACATGCAGCCGAGGATCGAAGCGCATGGCTTCTCCTGCCGACCAGAGCGCCCAATTGAAAAGCCAATCTTCGGAAGCACGCACGTCAGGAAATCCCCCTGTGGCGAGGAATCGTTCTCGGGCGATGGCGAAACATGCGGTCGGCAGCTGCCAGGTTCTTCGGGCCGGAACGCCGGGAAGACTCTCCTTGAACTCGAAAAGGTGGCGCAATCGCGCCGATACCCCGGGGGCCCCCGACAGGCCGATGGCCCCACCCACCACGGCGGGCAATTCTCTTAGCGCGCGATCCGCGGAGGCCAGCAAATCGTTTGCCGCGACAATATCGGCGTCGAGAAACAAGAGCCAATCTCCGCGGGCTGCCTTGGCACCTGCATTTCGAGCCTTCCCCGGGAAGGCTCGTTCCTCCAGATGGCGATACTCCAGTCCCCGCAATTCCTCAGCGAACTTCGCAACGGCCCCCCGGGTAGCGTCGCCTGCCGAGCTATCCACGACAATGACTTCAAAGGAAGGGGCGTCGACCTGATCCGCGAGGGAGCGAAGACAAGCACCAATCGTCGCACTCGCTTCCCACGCCGGAATCACGACCGACCATGCGGGCCGATCGCTCACTAGTAGAGCGCACCCGCTGCGGGTCGCGCGCCGCCAACAGAGGGGAAGGAATTTGTGAAACTGCGAAACGGGGAATCCCCCAGAGAGCCCAGTCCCACCAGAGAGACCTGAATGCGAAAATCGATCTCGTCGGGATTGACCCGGTCGACAACGGCCAAATCCACCACCCAACAATCCCCGGGGGAGATCAGGCGCAATCCCAACCAGTTCTCGAGAAAACGCCCGGCGATAACATCGTAGCGACCCAGGTAGGATGCGGCGATATGATCGTTCAACCGATAGGTAGCCGCCAGGTTGAGGTTCTCGAGCGCCCCTCCGGAGTTGAACTGGTAATAGAGTGTGGCTGAGTTCGCCGGTCGCAAGCCGGGCAACAATGCGGAATCGCCCACGGGCCGCGGCCGCGGATCAAAAAGGTTGGCACCGACCTCGGCAAATAGAAGGCTCCGATCGGCAACCGAAACGACCGCACGGCTTCGGACAGATGCCCAATTGACCGGCGACACCTGAAAGCCCAGATCGATTCCCGAGAAACGATCGATCAAATCATCGCTCTCCGGCACCAACGAATCCACGACCGAAAAACTTTGCTGGATATAGGCGCTGGCAATCTCCCGCACCTGCGTCCTCTCCTGCCCGCCATCGACCACCGGCGCTGCTGCCGGCCCGTAGAGGGCCTCGCCCACCAGCGCATTCCCTTCCGTCTCGCCCGCGGGCACTCCCGCCGTCGAGCGCCCTCCCCGACGAAACTTGCCGAGGAATTTGGTCGCAATGCCGTAGGTCACAAGGTTGCGCGCATTGATCCGATCG
This window of the Candidatus Binatia bacterium genome carries:
- a CDS encoding glycosyltransferase, with the translated sequence MSDRPAWSVVIPAWEASATIGACLRSLADQVDAPSFEVIVVDSSAGDATRGAVAKFAEELRGLEYRHLEERAFPGKARNAGAKAARGDWLLFLDADIVAANDLLASADRALRELPAVVGGAIGLSGAPGVSARLRHLFEFKESLPGVPARRTWQLPTACFAIARERFLATGGFPDVRASEDWLFNWALWSAGEAMRFDPRLHVNHATADGWRDFARYARVLGHASGAARRAGGLPGQWLVRHPSLAWLLPPGRTARAVVWCARYSRQDLRLLLWSWPAYFILAGIWAREFRRGVLGLPPPRPER